The sequence TGACGTTGGTGGGGTCCACGCCGCGGAAGAAGGCGCGAACGTAGTCGTTGGCCGGATTTTGCAGGATGTCTTCCGGCGTGCCGACCTGAATGACGCTGCCGCCGTCCATGATGGCGATGCGGTCGCCGATGCGCAGCGCCTCGTCGAGGTCGTGCGAGATGAAGACGATGGTGCGCTTGTGTTCTTCCTGCAGCTTGAGCAGTTCGTCCTGCATTTCGGTGCGGATGAGCGGGTCGAGGGCGGAAAATGCCTCGTCCATCAGCAGGATGTCCGGGTCCACGGCCAGCCCGCGGGCGAGGCCCACGCGCTGCTGCATGCCGCCGCTGAGCTGGGCGGGGTAGGAGTCTTCCCATCCCGAGAGGCCGACCTGCGCAAGGGCTTCCTTGGCGCGTTCGCGGCGTTTGTCCTTGTCGATGCCGGCCAGTTCCATGCCGAAAGCGGCGTTGTCCAGCACGGTCTGGTGCGGCATGAGCGCGAAGGACTGAAAGACCATGCTCATGTTGTGCAGGCGGAACTTGACCAGTTCGTCCTCGGTCATGGCGGTGACGTCCTGTCCGTCCACGATGACTTTGCCCGCGCTGGGTTCGATGAGTCGGTTGAGCATTCGCACGATGGTGGACTTTCCCGAACCGGAAAGCCCCATGACCACGAAGATTTCGCCTGACATGACTTCAAAGGAGGCATTGTTGACGCCAACGGTCATGCCGGTCTCTTCGAGGATTTCACTTTTGGTGAATCCCTTCTCCAGCATCCGCAGGGCCTTTGGCGGATTGGAGCCGAAGATTTTGGAGAGATTTTCCACTCGAATCTTTTCCATTTTCACTCCCGATCGTTTGATGAACCAAGCTCGACGAATCCCGTATGGGGTCCGGCGTGCCGCCTGTCGGGCCGGGTTTTCGGCGACTCGTAAGCCCCTGCGCCGAAAAAGCGGCCCCCCTCTTCCGACGTGTCCGAAATGGTCCGCCATCAGGGAATCCGTACTTGGAATATGCAGTATCGCGATTCAAGACGATGCTGCATTGCAGAAAGATGCACTATTCAATTTTCAACAGCACTGAAGCCAGTGATGCAGTCATTTTGCAAACAACACAATTAAAGATACTTTAATCTGCTAAAAGCTCAAAAATTGGTGCTATTCACATTGAAATGAGTAGTTGCTTGCGAGGCTTTGGATTCTGAATGTATAGTGCAGTTGGCGGGAATTGTCAAATGCATCACCGTCCAGCCGAAGTTGCTCGCCGTTAGTTTGCAGAAACGTAACAATGCAATTGCCGTGTTTTTCCCGCTTAAAAAGTGCAACAAGACGCCGTAATCGCTTGAAAAGGTGCTCATGTGAGCATGGCATCCGACGCTGGTCCTGCGGAGTCGGATTCCGGATCGGCTCAAAGGCGGTGGCGGATGAGAAATGAACAATCAGAGCGCTTGCGTCTGGACAAATTTTTCCGATCACTTATCCTGATATCAAGATATAAACATCCCGTGACATTATTTGTTGAACCTTTGAACTCAATTCAGAGTGAGCAAAGAAGGAGACATTGACGAGATTTTGCGAAAATTCACTGGCATCCATGGAATTTACTCTGCATTGGCAGCAGGGTGACGCAAAATTTGAAGATCGTTTTCTAGGACGAAGGGTCAATGCCTGGCGGGACGTGTTTCCTCCGGCATTGATGGAAAAGCTTCATGGCTGCAGTCCCGGAGAAGCGGCCTCAGCCACCTATTGTCCGGGCGAACTCGTCGATCCGTACACGCTGGACAAGGTTATACATCTTCCCGTTACTCGGTTCCGGAAGCGCAGTCTGGGCGGTAGGAATGTCTCACCCAAGGTGGGACGATTCTATCCGCTCGGAATGCTGTCCGGTCTGCCGGGTATCTACTCCAGCACAATCACTCCGTTCAGGATTCTTGAGATTGACGGAGAGACCATGACCGTTGACCTGAACCATCCGCTCGCCGGCAGGCCGCTTGCTGTGGAGGCGGTCATTACGCGGCTGCAGGAGAAGCAGGGCGACACCGGCGGCAGCCTCATGCACTGGCCCGAAGAGATTTGCTACGGCGGTCCGGGGATGCAGGCGCCGCTCCCGGAGCGTCCCACCGAATTCTTCGACGAGCAGTTCTTTAGCCGAAGCGATACGGACGACGCGACCTTTTACGCACAGCCCCGCATGATCGGTCACATCGATGAGCAGGCATCGGCGAACCTCAGGAGCATGTACCGTCGTTTTCTGAAAAACGGCATGCGCGTGCTCGACCTGATGAGCAGCATGCAGTCACACCTGCCGGACGATCTGGACATCGACGTGACCGGCCTTGGTCTGAATGCCGAAGAAATGGCGGCCAACCCGCTGCTGACCGAGTACGTGGTTCACGACTTGAACCGCGACCCGTCCATTCCGCTGAAAGGGCATTACGACGCCGTGGCTTGTTCGCTTTCCATCGAATACCTCACCGACCCGGTGTCGGTGCTTTCTTGCGTTCGTGAACAGCTCGCTCCGGGCGGGGTGCTGCTCGTGGGCATGTCCAACCGCTGGTTCCCGACAAAGGCCGTGCGCGGTTGGGTGGATCTGAACGAATTCGAGCGCGTCGGACTGGTGCACGAAATGATGCGCCGGGCGGGATTCGACGGCAAACGCGGCGCCATCAGCATGAGAAACGACTGGCGACCTCAGGGTGACCGTCACTTTCTGGAAACCCGAGGTGTGAGTGATCCCGTATATATGACGTGGGTTGAAAAGTCATGATCGGTAAGCGAATCCCTGTCCGGCTGATGGTCGGGCAGGGGACGCTTGCGGTCGGGGATTCATGGTGACGCGGGCCTTGCAACCGGGGCCGATGCGTTGTAGAGAAACGCCGTCCCGCAAGGGGACCATCCAATATCATCTATCAGGAGAACCCCGCACATGTCCGTGAGCATAGGCATCGTCGGCCTGCCCAACGTCGGCAAGTCCACGCTTTTCAACGCACTGACCAAGGCCCAGAACGCCGAGAGCGCCAACTACGCGTTCTGCACCATCGAGCCCAACAAGGCCGTTGTGCCGGTGCCGGACAAGCGCATCGACACGCTGGCCGAACTGGTGAAACCGCAGCGCGTCCAGCAGTCCACCGTGGACTTCGTGGACATCGCGGGCCTCGTCGAGGGCGCCAGCAAGGGTGAAGGACTCGGCAACAAGTTTCTCGCCAACATCCGCGAGACGCAGGCGATCCTGCACGTTGCCCGGTGCTTCGAGGACGATGACGTCATGCACGTCGCCGGCAACGTGGACCCCATCCGCGACATCGAGATCATCGAGACCGAGCTGATCCTTGCCGACATTCAGGTGTTGGAAAACCGCCTTGAGCGCATGAAGAAGCAGCTCAAGGGCGACAAGTCGCTGGCTCCGCTGATCACCGCGGCCGAAAAGATGCTGGAGCATCTGGGTGAAACGAAGCTTGCTGCCACCTATCCCGACTTAGAGGATAAGAGCATTCAGACCCTGCTGGACGAGCTGCGCCTCATCACGGCCAAGAACATGATCTACTGCGCCAATGTGGACGAGGACGGCCTTGCCGAAGACGGCGAGCACGTGCGTCGCGTCATGGAGCTTGCCGAGCAGCGCGGTGCGGAGTTCGTTAAGATTTCCGCCAAGATGGAAGAAGAGCTCGTGGGCCTCGAAGACGAAGAATATGAAGAGTTTCTGGAATCCTACGGCGTCACCGAGGCTGGGCTGGACAAGATCATACGCACCGGGTTCCACACCCTCGGCCTCATCAGCTACTTCACCGCCGGGGTAAAGGAAGTGCGCGCATGGACCATCCATGACGGCGACAAGGCTCCGCAGGCAGCGGGCGTCATCCACACGGATTTCGAACGCGGATTCATCCGCGCCGAGGTCATCAGCTACGACGACTACGTGCGCTGCGGTTCCGAGGCCAAGTGCCGGGCGGAAGGCGTGCTGCGCGTGGAAGGCAAGGAGTACGTGGTCAAGGACGGCGACGTGGTCCACTTCCTGTTCAACGTCTAGATTCGCTACGATCCCGGTCCTTTCCGGGTTTGCATATATAAAAGCCCCCGTGGTTCTCCACGGGGGCTTTGTCGTTTCTGTATGCCGGGTGGGGCTATTTCACGTGATCCGCGCCGGCCTGAAGGGCTTCGGCGTTTTTGGGGATCAGGTGGGAGTAGTGCGCGGAGATGACATTCTCCAGCGCGCCCTGCACCACGTCCAGCGGCATGACCTGCGTGGCCTGAATGAAGGCGCCGAGGGCGACCATGTTGGCCATGCGGGTGTTGCCGAGCTTGTCGGCGATGTCGTTGGCCGGGACGGCGAGGCAGTTCAGGCGGTCGGTGTCGGCCAGTTCCATGTCCACCAGCGAGGAGTTGACGACGCAGATGCCGTCGTCCTGCAGGCGGGACTGGAACTTGTCGAGTGAGGGGCGGTTCATGATGATCAGGCTGGTGGGCCTGCGGATGATGGGGGAACCGATTTCCTCTTCGGCCAGGACCACGGTGCAGTTGGCGGTGCCGCCGCGCATTTCCGGGCCGTAGACCGGGATGTAGGTCACGTTCAGGCCGTCCTGCATGCCCGCGTAGGCCAGCAGGTTGCCGATGAGCATGACTCCCTGGCCGCCGAAGCCTGCGATGATGGTGTCGAGATAGCGGGACATTAGCAGGCACCTCCTTCGTCGGTGTCCTTGTACACTCCGAGCGGGAAGTAGGGGATCATCTCGGTCTGGATGCGTTCATTGGATTTGATCGGATCCATCTTCCAGTTCGTGGGGCATGCGGAGAGCAGCTCCACAAAGCCGAAGCCCTTGCCCTGCGTCTGGCATTCGAACGCCTTGCGCATGTATTTCTTGGCGGTGCGGATGTTCTTCACGTTGTCCAGCGAGCCGCGGGCGGCAAAGGCGGTTCCGCCGAGCGAGGAGATGATCTCGGTCATGCGGATGGGTGCGCCCTCGTGCTCCAGACAGCGGCCGGAGGGACAGGTGGTGGTGCGCTGGCCGATGAGCGTGGTGGGGGCCATCTGGCCGCCGGTCATGCCGTAAACGGTGTTGTTCACGAAGACCACGCTGATCTTCTCGCCGCGGTTGGCGGCGTGCAGAATCTCGGCCATGCCGATGGACGCGAGGTCGCCGTCGCCCTGATAGGCGAAGACGAAGTTGTCCTTGCGGGCGGCTTTCACGCCGGTGGCGACGGCCGGTGCGCGGCCGTGCGGCGCTTCAACGGCGTCCACGTTAAGGTAGTTGTAGAGGAACACGGAGCAGCCGATGGAGGACACGAGAATGGAGTTCTCGCGCAGACCGAGTTCGTCCAGCAGTTCGCCCACCATGCGGTGCGCCACGCCGTGGTGGCAGCCCGGGCAGTAGTGGGTGGGCCTGTCTATGACCGATTCGGGGCGGTCGAAAACGAGTTTTTCGTTCATTTCGGACATGGTTATTTACCCTCCAGGCTCTTGAGGATGGGTTCCTCGAAATCGTCCGGGGTGGGCAGGTTGCCGGGGTAGATCGGGAAGAAGTCCGAATCGGCAACCGTGCGGATGGCCAGGCGGACGTCGTCCACCATCTGGCCGAGGTTGTGTTCGACAGTCAGGAAGCGTTTGCCCTGCTTTGCCATTTCGAGCAGCGGCTCTTCCGGGAAGGGGTAGAGGGTCTTGGGCCGGAACAGGCCGACCTTCTTGCCTTCCTTGCGCATCTTGCGCACCGCGCTTTTGGCGATGCGGCCGATGGAGCCGTAGGCGCAGACCACGAGCTCGGCGTCTTCGGTGTCGAAGAGTTCGGCCTCGGCCTCTTCCTTCATGGCGTCGTACTTGTCCTGCAGCTTCATGTTCTGCCCGGCAAGCGCGCCCTCTTCGAGGAACAGGGACTTGATCAGGCGCTTTTCGCGGCCCTTGGCCCCGTCCAGACGCCAGTCCTCGCCTGCTTCCTCAACAGCATTCTCCGGCAGCCAGGGAATGATGGGTTCCTTCATCTGGCCGAGGATGGCGTCGCCAAGGACCATGACCGGGTTGCGGTATTTGAAAGCCAGTTCAAAGGCCTCGATGGTCATGTCGTAGGCTTCCTGTCCGGTGGAGGGTGCCAGCACCAGCAGGCGGTAGTCGCCGTGTCCGCCGCCGCGGGTGGACTGGTAGTAGTCGCCCTGCGCCGGACCGATGTCGCCGAGACCCGGACCGCCGCGGTTCATGTTCACGATGACGGCGGGGATCTCGGAGCCGGCCATATAGGAGATGGCTTCCTGCTTCAGGGAGACG is a genomic window of Desulfovibrio oxyclinae DSM 11498 containing:
- the proV gene encoding glycine betaine/L-proline ABC transporter ATP-binding protein ProV — protein: MEKIRVENLSKIFGSNPPKALRMLEKGFTKSEILEETGMTVGVNNASFEVMSGEIFVVMGLSGSGKSTIVRMLNRLIEPSAGKVIVDGQDVTAMTEDELVKFRLHNMSMVFQSFALMPHQTVLDNAAFGMELAGIDKDKRRERAKEALAQVGLSGWEDSYPAQLSGGMQQRVGLARGLAVDPDILLMDEAFSALDPLIRTEMQDELLKLQEEHKRTIVFISHDLDEALRIGDRIAIMDGGSVIQVGTPEDILQNPANDYVRAFFRGVDPTNVISAGDIARDTIPTFVLTKEGSLRTTLELLSGSDRDFGVVLDARHRYLGLVSTDSVRDAMEAGQKGLKQAFLEDVTAVNMQDSMQEVLPFLASKGWPVPVVDDGNEYKGVVSRNRFLRTLHRTEERLDQ
- a CDS encoding thiamine pyrophosphate-dependent enzyme; amino-acid sequence: MSEMNEKLVFDRPESVIDRPTHYCPGCHHGVAHRMVGELLDELGLRENSILVSSIGCSVFLYNYLNVDAVEAPHGRAPAVATGVKAARKDNFVFAYQGDGDLASIGMAEILHAANRGEKISVVFVNNTVYGMTGGQMAPTTLIGQRTTTCPSGRCLEHEGAPIRMTEIISSLGGTAFAARGSLDNVKNIRTAKKYMRKAFECQTQGKGFGFVELLSACPTNWKMDPIKSNERIQTEMIPYFPLGVYKDTDEGGAC
- a CDS encoding 3-methyl-2-oxobutanoate dehydrogenase subunit VorB, whose translation is MSKPERIFIKGNEAVSRGALAAKCKCFFGYPITPQNEIPEFMSSELPKAGGEFVQAESEVAAANMLLGAGACGVRAMTSSSSPGVSLKQEAISYMAGSEIPAVIVNMNRGGPGLGDIGPAQGDYYQSTRGGGHGDYRLLVLAPSTGQEAYDMTIEAFELAFKYRNPVMVLGDAILGQMKEPIIPWLPENAVEEAGEDWRLDGAKGREKRLIKSLFLEEGALAGQNMKLQDKYDAMKEEAEAELFDTEDAELVVCAYGSIGRIAKSAVRKMRKEGKKVGLFRPKTLYPFPEEPLLEMAKQGKRFLTVEHNLGQMVDDVRLAIRTVADSDFFPIYPGNLPTPDDFEEPILKSLEGK
- a CDS encoding 2-oxoacid:acceptor oxidoreductase family protein is translated as MSRYLDTIIAGFGGQGVMLIGNLLAYAGMQDGLNVTYIPVYGPEMRGGTANCTVVLAEEEIGSPIIRRPTSLIIMNRPSLDKFQSRLQDDGICVVNSSLVDMELADTDRLNCLAVPANDIADKLGNTRMANMVALGAFIQATQVMPLDVVQGALENVISAHYSHLIPKNAEALQAGADHVK
- a CDS encoding methyltransferase domain-containing protein; protein product: MEKLHGCSPGEAASATYCPGELVDPYTLDKVIHLPVTRFRKRSLGGRNVSPKVGRFYPLGMLSGLPGIYSSTITPFRILEIDGETMTVDLNHPLAGRPLAVEAVITRLQEKQGDTGGSLMHWPEEICYGGPGMQAPLPERPTEFFDEQFFSRSDTDDATFYAQPRMIGHIDEQASANLRSMYRRFLKNGMRVLDLMSSMQSHLPDDLDIDVTGLGLNAEEMAANPLLTEYVVHDLNRDPSIPLKGHYDAVACSLSIEYLTDPVSVLSCVREQLAPGGVLLVGMSNRWFPTKAVRGWVDLNEFERVGLVHEMMRRAGFDGKRGAISMRNDWRPQGDRHFLETRGVSDPVYMTWVEKS
- the ychF gene encoding redox-regulated ATPase YchF codes for the protein MSVSIGIVGLPNVGKSTLFNALTKAQNAESANYAFCTIEPNKAVVPVPDKRIDTLAELVKPQRVQQSTVDFVDIAGLVEGASKGEGLGNKFLANIRETQAILHVARCFEDDDVMHVAGNVDPIRDIEIIETELILADIQVLENRLERMKKQLKGDKSLAPLITAAEKMLEHLGETKLAATYPDLEDKSIQTLLDELRLITAKNMIYCANVDEDGLAEDGEHVRRVMELAEQRGAEFVKISAKMEEELVGLEDEEYEEFLESYGVTEAGLDKIIRTGFHTLGLISYFTAGVKEVRAWTIHDGDKAPQAAGVIHTDFERGFIRAEVISYDDYVRCGSEAKCRAEGVLRVEGKEYVVKDGDVVHFLFNV